One stretch of Tenrec ecaudatus isolate mTenEca1 chromosome 18, mTenEca1.hap1, whole genome shotgun sequence DNA includes these proteins:
- the VSTM2B gene encoding V-set and transmembrane domain-containing protein 2B — protein sequence MEQRNRLGALGYLPPLLLHALLLFVAHATFTEVPKDVTVREGDDIEMPCAFRASGATSYSLEIQWWYLKEPPRELLQELALSVPGARSKVTNKDATKISTVRVQGNDISHRLRLSAVRRQDEGVYECRVSDYSDDDTQEHKAQALLRVLSRFAPPNMQAAEAVSHIQSSGPRRHGPASAANAAGTNGALGRATSEPGRGDKSPPPPGGPLGSPGPGVAEAASAAHAAFTTTTTTTVVAAAAAASSASPPPGQAVLLRQRHRSGTSPRDATDPLLYLLLLALHQLLRLLVGH from the exons ATGGAACAGCGGAACCGGCTCGGCGCCCTCGGATACCTGCCGCCGCTGCTGCTGCACGCCCTGCTGCTCTTCGTGGCTCACG ctACATTCACCGAAGTCCCCAAAGATGTGACAGTGAGGGAAGGCGACGACATCGAAATGCCCTGTGCGTTCCGGGCGAGCGGAGCCACCTCGTATTCGCTGGAGATTCAGTGGTGGTACCTCAAAGAGCCGCCCCGGGAGCTGCTGCAGGAGCTGGCGCTCAGCGTGCCGGGCGCCCGGAGCAAG GTAACAAATAAGGATGCAACTAAAATCAGC ACTGTGCGCGTCCAGGGTAATGACATCTCGCACCGGCTGCGGCTGTCGGCCGTGCGGCGGCAGGACGAGGGCGTGTACGAGTGCCGCGTGTCGGACTACAGCGACGACGACACGCAGGAACACAAGGCCCAGGCGCTGCTGCGGGTGCTCTCGCGCTTCGCGCCGCCCAACATGCAGGCGGCAGAGGCCGTGTCCCACATCCAGAGCAGCGGCCCGCGCCGCCACGGCCCCGCCAGCGCAGCCAACGCCGCGGGTACCAACGGCGCCCTGGGCCGCGCCACCTCCGAGCCGGGGCGCGGCGACAAGAGCCCGCCGCCTCCAGGGGGTCCACTGGGTTCCCCAGGTCCTGGCGTCGCCGAGGCCGCTTCCGCAGCCCACGccgccttcaccaccaccaccaccaccaccgttgTCGCGGCCGCGGCCGCCGCCTCGTCTGCGTCCCCGCCACCCGGTCAGGCAGTCCTTCTGCGCCAGCGGCACCGCTCAG